One Lycium barbarum isolate Lr01 chromosome 5, ASM1917538v2, whole genome shotgun sequence genomic window carries:
- the LOC132639952 gene encoding uncharacterized protein LOC132639952 — translation MSASTETRSLWLEILQSTGRIKGVNSGHFRVLSILFVLPIFFTLVVYPYFHLAVFHPDYDFTTFTQPQLSHFFVSNFEIFLLLMFTFFVFLFFLCDVATITYSTVHASYGRHINLVSSIKSIRNSFFPLLSTFIVSQTIFISITLLFALVLVLLSQTLQTLGLVELKYDLNHFLFLVFALIVLVPVLIWLQVNWSLAYVVAVVESKWGFETLRRSAHLVKGMRSVALSVMLFYLVMVETVGGSSMYLVTMGTAKGEQMLQMLESSVMGYVMMNQYLMGNAVLYMYCKDLNDETLPFEIGDEFGNEYVSLNMV, via the coding sequence ATGTCTGCTTCTACAGAAACTCGTAGCCTATGGCTAGAGATCCTTCAATCAACTGGCCGCATAAAAGGAGTTAATTCTGGCCATTTTCGTGTCCTTTCAATCCTCTTCGTCTTGCCTATCTTTTTCACTCTCGTCGTATATCCTTATTTCCACCTTGCCGTCTTTCATCCTGACTACGATTTCACCACTTTCACTCAACCTCAACTTTCCCACTTTTTCGTTTCCAATTTCGAAATATTCTTACTCCTAATGTTTACTTTCTTTGTGTTCCTGTTTTTCCTTTGTGACGTAGCTACAATTACATATAGCACGGTTCATGCATCCTATGGTAGACATATCAACCTTGTTTCGTCTATTAAATCTATCAGAAATTCCTTCTTCCCTCTTCTCTCTACCTTTATCGTATCGCAAACCATTTTCATTTCGATCACTCTCCTTTTCGCGCTAGTTTTGGTGCTGTTATCCCAAACTCTTCAAACTCTTGGACTAGTTGAACTCAAATATGACCTGAATCACTTCTTATTTTTGGTATTCGCGTTAATTGTGCTCGTACCAGTTCTGATATGGCTACAGGTAAACTGGTCATTAGCTTATGTGGTAGCAGTGGTTGAATCCAAATGGGGTTTCGAAACACTGAGAAGAAGTGCACATTTAGTAAAGGGGATGAGATCGGTAGCTTTATCGGTGATGTTGTTTTACCTTGTGATGGTGGAAACGGTGGGTGGTAGTTCCATGTATTTAGTCACCATGGGTACAGCAAAGGGTGAGCAAATGTTGCAGATGTTGGAGAGTTCAGTGATGGGATATGTGATGATGAATCAGTATCTCATGGGGAACGCGGTGTTGTATATGTATTGCAAGGACTTGAATGATGAAACATTGCCCTTTGAGATTGGAGACGAATTTGGCAACGAATACGTATCTCTTAATATGGTATGA
- the LOC132642021 gene encoding uncharacterized protein LOC132642021, with amino-acid sequence MNFSISQHHTIMSAPTENRSLWRDIIISTRNIFKANFGHFHAISILFLLPIFFTLVVYPCFHLALFHPDNVFTSFSLSKFEIIVLIVYILFLVLFFLCAVATTIYSTVQAYHDRPINLVLSIKSIRNSFFPLLSTFIVSQTIFISITLLFSLVFVFLVQILQVLGLIELKYDSNHLLFLVIPTLIVLVPVLVWLQVNWSLAYAIAVIESKWGYETLRRSAKLVKGKRWVAFWIHMYYGLVIVVMVVGGALFLVSLGAAKGNQWRSFGVILQTALAIVFGYVLMNQYLMANTVLYMYCKDLNDENLPLETGSEYVSLPLNEEKNDHAIV; translated from the coding sequence ATGAATTTTTCCATTTCACAACATCATACTATAATGTCTGCTCCAACAGAAAATCGTAGCCTATGGAGAGACATAATTATATCAACGAGGAACATATTCAAAGCTAATTTTGGCCATTTTCATGCAATTTCAATCCTCTTTCTCTTACCTATCTTTTTCACTCTAGTTGTATATCCTTGTTTCCACCTTGCCCTCTTTCATCCCGATAATGTTTTCACAAGTTTTTCACTTTCCAAATTCGAAATTATTGTACTCATAGTGTACATTCTGTTTTTGGTCCTGTTTTTCCTCTGTGCCGTAGCCACAACTATATATAGCACGGTTCAAGCATACCATGATAGACCTATCAACCTTGTTTTGTCTATTAAATCTATTAGAAATTCCTTCTTCCCCCTTCTTTCCACCTTTATCGTATCGCAAACCATCTTCATTTCAATCACTCTCCTTTTCTCCCTAGTCTTTGTTTTCTTAGTCCAAATTCTTCAAGTTCTCGGACTAATTGAACTCAAATATGACTCGAATCACTTGTTGTTCTTGGTTATTCCCACGTTGATAGTGCTCGTACCAGTTCTGGTTTGGCTACAGGTAAACTGGTCATTAGCTTATGCCATAGCAGTGATTGAATCAAAATGGGGTTACGAAACACTGAGGAGAAGTGCAAAGTTGGTGAAGGGGAAGAGATGGGTAGCTTTTTGGATACATATGTATTACGGGCTTGTGATTGTAGTAATGGTGGTTGGTGGTGCCTTGTTTTTAGTCAGTTTGGGTGCAGCGAAGGGTAACCAGTGGAGGAGTTTCGGGGTGATCCTGCAGACTGCGCTCGCTATAGTGTTCGGATATGTGCTGATGAATCAGTATCTTATGGCAAACACGGTGTTGTATATGTATTGTAAGGACTTGAACGATGAAAATTTGCCCTTGGAAACTGGAAGCGAGTATGTTTCCCTGCCCTTGAATGAAGAGAAGAATGATCATGCTATTGTGTAA